One region of Emys orbicularis isolate rEmyOrb1 chromosome 4, rEmyOrb1.hap1, whole genome shotgun sequence genomic DNA includes:
- the LOC135877895 gene encoding uncharacterized protein LOC135877895: MGTIHSSTEAGTIESRAPSGTYICSTAATRDCLNTNHAEGICSHERSAEPAGAGIPGSAGYCIPSTSRQRGTGVGAVTTSCALDFMPISTVEGEACDVGCSTLFADSVLFSDTLRSCPLGVHRVTHPPELEIGAYDSQRWSQSCYSSPSSPLGSYYPGCLKILQVEWDWRNEAEEVEGFTQLLEGNKQLSISPPVCTDSRGKANAQTTELSLRDVFNYGAVNASVWLVVSFTVKRFVAINTFKLKAKLCSPRRTLYTIALVHICGYLVAIPYYWSNRSERVNGTGRAICKFNPDLPNSYVEGLVWFQTSLVNIVPYIIIFTLNSLILRQIVLSNKVHCVMAGGLHRMNSGTQFRYQKKKSILLLVTVSMMFAYLGATRFVTQIILRTCHYDIERQDYSKAINIAVDFGTMLELTNSAVNVYLYACTQTAFRRELVHCLKALLFPCKAQRTHPSAIFQV; the protein is encoded by the exons ATGGGCACCATTCACTCCAGCACTGAGGCAGGCACCATTGAGTCCAGGGCCCCAAGTGGCACCTACATCTGCAGTACTGCAGCAACCCGAGATTGTCTCAATACCAACCACGCTGAAGGCATTTGCAGCCACGAGAGATCTGCTGAGCCTGCTGGTGCTGGTATCCCTGGCAGTGCAGGATACTGCATTCCCAGTACCAGCAGACAGAGGGGCACCGGTGTTGGTGCTGTGACAACTTCCTGTGCTTTAGACTTCATGCCCATCAGTACTGTTGAAGGAGAAGCCTGTGATGTTGGCTGCTCTACGCTTTTCGCCGACTCGGTGCTGTTCTCCGACACCCTCAGGAGCTGCCCCCTTGGTGTGCACAGGGTGACTCATCCTCCTGAATTGGAGATTGGTGCCTATGATTCCCAGCGTTGGAGCCAGTCATgctactcttccccttcctcccccctgggTAGTTACTATCCAGGTTGCCTCAAGATCCTTCAGGTGGAGTGGGATTGG AGGAATGAAGCAGAAGAGGTGGAAGGGTTTACCCAGCTGCTAGAAGGGAACAAGCAGTTGTCCATCTCTCCCCCTGTATGCACTGACAGTAGAGGGAAG gccaatgctcaaaccactgaactatccctccggGATGTCTTCAATTATGGTGCAGTCAATGCCTCCGTCTGGTTGGTGGTCTCCTTCACCGTCAAGCGCTTCGTGGCTATCAACACCTTCAAGCTGAAGGCAAAGCTGTGCTCCCCGAGACGCACGCTCTACACGATCGCCTTGGTTCACATCTGCGGCTACCTAGTGGCTATCCCGTATTATTGGTCCAACAGATCAGAAAGGGTGAATGGGACGGGGCGGGCGATCTGCAAGTTTAATCCTGACCTTCCCAACTCCTACGTTGAGGGGCTGGTTTGGTTTCAGACCTCACTGGTCAACATTGTCCCTTATATCATCATCTTCACCTTGAACAGCCTGATCCTCAGGCAGATCGTCCTCAGCAACAAAGTGCACTGTGTGATGGCTGGAGGGCTCCACCGAATGAACTCTGGGACCCAATTCAGGTACCAGAAGAAGAAAtccatcctcctccttgtgactgTCTCGATGATGTTCGCTTATCTGGGCGCCACCAGGTTCGTCACGCAGATTATTCTCAGGACCTGCCATTACGACATAGAGAGACAAGATTACTCCAAGGCCATTAACATTGCGGTGGACTTTGGTACTATGCTGGAACTGACCAACTCAGCTGTGAATGTGTATCTCtatgcctgcacccagactgcttTCCGCAGGGAGCTAGTCCATTGCCTCAAGgctctcctctttccctgcaaAGCACAGAGAACGCACCCATCAGCCATCTTCCAGGTATAA